The Bdellovibrio sp. NC01 genome includes the window AGTTTTTCGAAAAAGGTTCTGAGCATCTAAAACCAATGGTTCTGCGTGATATCGCTAACGATATCGGTATGCATGAATCAACGGTATCTCGTGTGACGACGGCGAAGTACGTGCATACTCCACAAGGTATCTACGAGCTTAAATATTTCTTCAATTCGGGCATTGCCTCTTCAGACGGGGACTCGCTTGCAAGTGAATCTGTGAAAATCAAAATCAAAGATTTGGTTGCGAAAGAAGATCCAAAAAATCCACTTTCGGATCAGAAGATCGTGGATCTTTTAAAAGTCGAAGGTATTCAAATCGCGCGCAGAACTGTGGCGAAGTACCGTGACATGTTGAAGATCTTGCCTTCATCACAACGTAAGAAGTATTTCTAGTCGATTCGAGCAAAAACTCAGCCCTGTCCCTTTAAATGCCTTTGCCCGCGCGGCAAAGATGAATTAAAAGGTGGGGAGGAGTTTTGTGCATGGATTTAAAATCACTGATTCGCGACGTACCTAATTTCCCAAAAGAGGGCATTCTTTTCAGAGATATGACTCCGCTTTTGCAAAATCCAAAAGCTTTGGACTTTGTTTCACAAAATTTGGTGAAAGATGTCGATCTTACGCAAATTGATTATTTTGCGGGCATCGAATCGCGTGGTTTTATTTTGGCGTCGCACTTGGCGGCGACTCACAAGAAAGGTTTTCTGCCAATTCGCAAAGCGGGGAAACTTCCTCCTCCAACAAAAAGAATTCATTACGCTTTAGAATACGGCACGGCAGAGATCGAACTTCCTGTGGGTCATGGTAAAATCATGATCGTCGACGATGTATTAGCGACAGGCGGAACTTTGCAAGCGGCGATCGATTTAAGTAATTTGGCTGGTTACACCGTGCAAGCTGTGGGCGTGCTTGTAAATCTGACGTTCTTGAACAAAATGAAATTTAATAACAAAGAGGTTTTGTCCCTTGTTCAATATTAAAGATGTCGCCGTTTTGATGGCCTTACAAAATGAATCACAAGGTCTTTTTGAAAAAGAAGGCATTCCTGTTGTTTACACGGGCATTGGTAAAGTGAATGCCGCGATGACAGCGATGGATGTGATTCAAAAAACTCAATGCAAAGTGATTATTAACTTAGGCACTGCGGGCAGTAGTAAATTTAAAACGCATGAATTGATTGAGGTGTCTTCATTCGTTCAGCGCGATATGGACATTTCGCCTCTGGGATTCAAAGTGGGAGAGACGCCGTTTGATCCGATTCCTGGTGCCATCAACCTGATCCCGTATTTCCCAGAATTGCCACAAGGTGTGTGCAGCACGGGTGATAATTTCGAAACGGGAACACCGAAACTTCCTTCGGATCTTGTTGATATGGAAGGTTACGCGATTGCCAAAGTGTGCCGCAAGATGGGCGTGCAATTGATTTCGTTGAAGTACATCACAGACGGTGCGGATCACAATGCGCACAACGATTGGGCGGCGAATTTAATCCCGGGCTCACAAAAATTGTTAGAGTATTTTAAAAAGATGGTCGAGGCATAAAGAACTCCGACACAGTCGGAGTTTAAGCTTGGTGTTAGCGAACGCCGCTGCCATTTCCGCTGCCACGCAAAGTTTCGCTGGCAGTGCCTTTCGGGGCGAGCTTCGATTTTTCCGCAGCTTGCACCATTTTATCAAAACAGTTTGTCTTTTGATCGTTGTCACAACATTTGTAAGCGGCAGCAATAGCACGCTCTTCAGGAAGTACAGCTTTTTCCTGCATTTGGTCGGCTTTATCTTTCGGGAATGAATAAGCCGTTTCAGAACTGACTTTGCCATTTTTGATTTTCACAACCACACCCGCGGCCGGCATATTACCAGCAGATAGTGCCGTACAAATCGCAGAGGGATGTTTAACGCCCGCAATGATTTCAGTGACGCTGCCATCTTCATGATAAAGCTTCACGACACGTGGATAAAGAGCCGCATTCACACGGGCACTTTCTTCAGCATTACAAAGATAGCTTGCGCCACCTTCTTGCACAGAATCGGTTGAAACATCGCCAGCGGAACCTTGGCACTTTACTTCAATGCCGACTAAGTCTTTAGCTGAAAACAATTGCTTCATGGTTGCGATACTCGTCTTATCAAGTTCGGCAACGCCGTCCTTTTTAACATAGGTATCGTACAGACGCGAACCCACCCATTTTTTTGATTCTTGATTCCATTTTTCCAATAAGCGTTCCACTAAAAACGTTGGGCTGCCTTCTGTCGCGGCGTAAGCCGAATTCACAATGAAAGACCACAATGAAGCGCGACCACGCAAAGCACGCTCAACGTATTTAATACGCTCAACCGGGTCGCGATAGGGAGTCACGTCAACTAACAAGCCATTTACGTGTGCAGAGCCGTTTTCTTTAAATTCGATCGAATACTTGCGTGAGTTGATTGAGAACTCCATGGTCTGTTCCGTCGTTGAAACCTTCGCAAGAGTCGGTGTTGTAAAACCCGAAACTTCATAACCTGCACGCTTCAACGACGCTAAGTCGCTGGCAGAAAAACTTGCTCCAACAATCGCCGCATCCGAAAACTTGCTATAAAGCTCGCGCACGTTTTCGAAGCTGTGCTCTTTGATGGCATCCAATGGTTTGGCGATTGAAGTCAGAGAAGTCATTAAAATAAGGGCAGAAACGACCAAGTATTTCATGTCATATGTATCGGAATTTTACGAAAAAATTTAAGTTTCAGTCTCAAAAAGAGAATGCAAACAAACACCTTATCTTTAGTCTAGTGGGGCCGATAAGTTTCCTATGATGTCTGTACGAACTGTTTTCTTATGTCTGATTGCCGTTGGTGGCCTTGCCATCGGATACAGTCAAAATCCCTTCGGAAGAAAACCTAAAGCCGCCCCCCAGATTGCTCAGAACGAAGCGCAGGCGTTGCGTGAAAAAGCGCATTTTTATTTTCTGATGCGCAACTATCAAGGAGCATTGGATCTGACGGAAAATTTTCCGTCCACTTCTAAAGAGTACGAACAAGTGCAAATCATTCGTCGTATGGCTCAATACAAGATCAAAAAAAATCAGGGCAGAAAAACCAAGGTGAACGAGTGGGATTATCAGGCGTATCCCGCGGCCGTGCGGGATTCCCTGTTTGATTCTCTTTATGCAAGTTCGCAGGGGCGCTGTTTTGATGCGTATCAAGACATGAAAGTGGTCAGCCTCTATACAAATAAATCTTACGAAGAGTGGATTTATAACAATTGCAAAGAGTCTCGTGACAGCCGTCAACCGGCGTCGGAGCGTGCGCTGGAAGCATTGAATCTCAAAGAGACGAAATAAACTAAAAAAAATGAGAAAAACACTAACCGGAAATAAATCGAACTGAATCTCAAAATAAGGCTCATCTTTGGTCGAGCTGGACCGATAAGAGCAATAGAACAAAAGGCCTTGAAAGGGGCTGAAGGAGAAAAAACATGAAACTCAACTACACTTTTAAGCACCTCGATCACTCGGATTCTCTAGAGACTTACACGGCAGAAAGAATGGAAGAGATCGGGAAATTCTTGCTTAAAGAGGGTTACGGCAACGTTTACTTCAGCAAAACGAAAAATGAGTTCTGCGTGGAAGTTTCTGTGAACACGCGCGAGAAATATTTTAAAGCTTCTGGGTTCAGCGTAGATGTGTACGCAGCAGTGGACTCAGTCGTTGAAAAACTCGAGAAGCAATTTTTGAAAAATACGAAGTTGCATAAAGATCACAAGAAGCCAGAGCTTTCTCGCGAAGGCCGACTGGAGACAGCAATTCGTTTCAGAAAAGCCGCGTAGAATTTTTTTAAACTTATTTGGTGTCAGAAATAAAAGGTGGTCTTTTGACCACCTTTTGTTATTAATGCCTTTATGACAAATGTAAGGCATCAGGACGTTCCCGGAAATTGGCTCTTCAGTTCGTCAGTTTTGGAAAACGAAGAAATTTTAAATTATAAATTCCGTCTGCTATTAACGATCAATTTCGTAACGGCTTTGGTGATGTGGATGTACGTCTTCATCGCTTCATTCTTTGTCGCGGGTTCTACAGAAGGCTATATTGGCTTCGTCTGCTCTGTGCTTCACGTGTTTTCACCGCTGATCTATCGTTGGACTCGTTCGATGCCGCTTGCGGCCTATAACGTGGTTGCAACCGGCTTTGTGTTCCAAACAACTTTTGCCTACCGAACGGGTGGTTTTTACTCTCCGACATTGATTTGGGTCGCGGTCTTACCACTAATCGTGGGAATCCTCACAAGCAAAGCTCACGCTATTCTGTGGACGATGATTTCGGCTAGCGCCGTAGTTGTGATGTTTTATCTACAACAGGCCAATTTGATACCCCCAGATCAGCTTCTGGAGTCGGGAAGAGCCACCGTGCAGTTCATGATTGCTCTAGGACTTATTATTCTTGTTGGCGGCTTTACGCTGTTCTTTATTGAGCTAGGCTATTTCTTCTACAACAACAGATTCCAAGCCAAGTCACCGGTTGACCCCTAAATGCGAGTTTGATAGGTTGCGAGTTCTTAATAGACTATAGGGCGCAAGCTCTTAACAATCTTTCCTGCATAGAGGACTAAAAGAAGTGAAAAACTATCTTTTTACGAGTGAATCTGTTTCTGAAGGACATCCGGATAAAATGGCAGACCAAATCTCCGACGGAGTTTTGGATGCAATCCTAGCACAAGACCCAAAAGGCCGTGTTGCTTGTGAGACTTTATTGACGACTGGTTTGATCGTTGTAGCGGGTGAGATTTCTACTTCTGCTAAAATCAATTTCTCTGAAATCGCTCGTGACGTTGTAAAACGCATTGGTTACGACCATTCAGATAAAGGTTTCGACTACAAAACTTGTGCTGTGACTGTAGCCGTTGGTCAACAATCTCCAGACATCGCAGTGGGCGTGAAAGAAACTCTTTCTGACGACCAAGGCGCTGGTGACCAAGGTTTGATGTTCGGTTACGCAGTTAACGAAACTCCAGAGTTGATGCCTCTATCAATCTCTATGTCACACAAACTTGTGAAAGACTTGTCTGCTCTTCGTAAAGCGAACAAAGTTGATTGGTTGCGCCCAGACGCAAAATCACAAGTGACTGTTCAGTACGTTGATGGCGTTGCAAAACGTATCGACGCGATCGTTATTTCGACTCAACACGCTGATAATGTTTCAAACGCGACAATCAAAGAATTCATCACTGAAGAGTTGATCAAAAAATCAATCCCTGCTCAGTGGATCGATGCGAAGACAAAATTCTACATCAACCCAACAGGCCGTTTCGTAACGGGTGGTCCAATGGGCGATGCGGGTTTAACAGGCCGTAAAATCATCGTAGACACTTACGGTGGTCACGGTGCCCACGGTGGTGGCGCATTCTCTGGTAAAGATCCTTCAAAAGTAGACCGTTCTGCGGCTTACGCAGCTCGTCACATCGCGAAAAACATCGTGGGTGCGGGTTTGGCAGATCGCTGCTTGTTGCAAGTAGCCTATGCTATCGGTGTTGCTGAACCAGTAAGCATCTCTATCAATGACTTCGGTACAAGCAAAGTGGGTTCAGAGGTTCTAGAACAAGCGGTTCGCAAGGTATTTGACTTGAGACCAGCTAGAATCACTAAGGATTTGGATCTTTTGAGACCAATCTACTCACCAACTGCAGCGTACGGCCACTTCGGTCGCACGGAAGAGACGTTCACATGGGAACGTTTGAATAAAGTTGAGGAGCTAAAAGCCGCTGTTAAGGGCCTAGCTTAAGTTCTCGAATTTTAAAGTTTTTTATCAATGTGCGCCGAGTTGTCTCTAGCAACTCGGCGCTTCTTTTATATAATGGCGCAAATGGATCCTAAGTTTATACGTAACTTCGCAATTATCGCTCACATCGACCACGGTAAATCTACTTTGGCGGATGGTCTTCTTTCTGTAACGGGTTCTCTTTCTGATCGTGAAAAGAAAGAGCAATTCTTAGATAACATGGAACTTGAGCGTGAGCGTGGGATCACTATCAAAGCTCAAACTGTATGTCTTGATTTCAAATCGAAAGATGGCAACGACTATCAAATCAATTTGATCGATACACCGGGGCACGTGGATTTCTCGTACGAAGTTTCTCGTTCACTCGCTGCTTGTGAAGGCGCGATCTTGGTTGTCGATGCCGCTCAAGGTGTAGAAGCGCAAACTTTGGCGAACGTATATCTTGCGATGGAAAATAATCTTGAGATCATTCCTGTTCTGAACAAGATCGATCTTCCTTCTGCAGATCCAGAAGGTGTTGCAAGACAAATCGAAGACACTGTGGGTTTGGATACAACTGGTATCATTCACGCGTCGGCCAAGGAAAAAATCGGTATCACTGATATCTTGGAAGCGATCGTTGAAAAAGTTCCGCCACCAAAAGCGGATCGCACATTGACTCCGCGTGGTCTTATTTTCGACTCGTGGTTCGATGCTTATCAAGGCGTTGTCGTTCTTGTGCGTATGGTTGATGGTACAATCAAACGTGGCGACAAAATTAAATTCATGGCGACAGATCGTGATTACGAAGTTCTGCGCATGGGTAAATACAAACCATTCCCTGCAATGCAAGACACTCTTGAAGCAGGCGAGGTGGGTTTCATCATCTGCGGTATCAAAGATATTCGTGACGTTAAAGTCGGTGATACTGTCACTGGCGCAAAACATCCAGCACCAGAACCTTTGGCAGGTTTCCAACGTATTAAGCCAATGGTTTTCGCCGGTATCTTCCCGGTCGTTGCATCTGAATACGAAAGTTTGAAAGATGCTTTGGATAAACTTTGTTTGAATGACTCGTCATTGTCGTTCGAAGTTGAAAAATCGGCAGCACTTGGTTTCGGTTACCGTTGCGGTTTCTTGGGTCTTCTTCACATGGAGATCGTTCAAGAGCGTTTGGAGCGTGAGTTCAATCTTGATTTGATCACGACGGCTCCAACGGTTGTTTATCAAATCACGCAAACAGACGGCACGGTCATGATGTTGGAAAATCCATCAGGCATGCCGGATGAATCTAAAATTGCTAAATTCGAAGAACCTTACGTAAAGGTGACTTTGCATACTCCGACTGAATATATCGGCGGCATCTTGAAGCTTTGTGAAGACAAGCGTGGTGCTCAGCTTAAGATGGAGTATGTGAACGAAAAGAAAGTGATCATCGAATACAAACTTCCGATGAATGAAATGGTTATGGATTTCTATGACCGTTTGAAATCTATCTCTAAAGGTTACGCATCTTTGGAATATGAATTCATCGGCTTCGAAGAATCAGACCTTGTGAAGTTGGATATCTTGATCAATAGCGAACCGATCGATGCCTTGTCGTTGATCGTTCACAGATCTAAAGCTGTGACTCGCGGTCGTAAGTTGACAGAGAAAATGAAAGAACTCATCCCTCGTCAACAATTCCAGATCAATATCCAAGCGGCTATCGGTTCGAAAATTATCGCTCGTGAAACTCAAGGGGCGATCAGAAAAGACGTTACTGCCAAATGTTATGGTGGTGACATCTCTCGTAAGCGTAAACTTTTGGAGAAACAAAAAGAAGGTAAGAAGCGCATGAAGGCGGTCGGCTCGGTCGACGTTCCTCAGGAAGCATTCTTAGCGATCTTGAAAGTAGAGGACTAACATCATGTCGAATCAGCAAAAACCGGCTCCTTGGGACTGGCGCACGAAACATTTTTGGACTGAAGGTTGGGGATCTTTATTCCTTGCTGTGTTCATTGCATTGTTCATTCGCTGGGGTTTCATTGAGGCTTACGTTATTCCATCAGGCTCGATGCTTCCGTCGCTTTTGATTCACGATCATATCTTCGTGAACAAATTGACTTACGGTTTCCGCGTTCCATTCTCTGAAAGCTGGTTGGTTAAATTCAACGAACCAAAACGTGGCGAAGTGATCGTGTTCAAATATCCAAAAGATATGAGCACGTTCTTCATCAAACGTATCGTGGGTGAACCAGGCGATAAAATTTATTATGAAAACGGCACATTGTACGTAAACGACAAACCAGTCGAAAAGAAAGTTCCTGCAAATCTAGAGGACTTCGAATGGTTGCGTGATGCGGACTTCACTCGTGATGGCAACATCAACGATGCGAAGAACAACTATGTTGAGTTCACTGAAGCTCTTCCTCCTGGCAAAGGCGAATCAAAAGGTAAAGACCATGCGATTCTTCTTCGTAAAGGTGATGTTTACGAAACTTTCGGACCTGTGACTGTTCCTGAAGATCATTTGTTTGTGATGGGTGATAACCGCATGAACTCTTCGGACAGCCGCGTGTGGGGTTTCTTGCCGAAGCAGAATATTTTGGGCCGTGCGATGTTCGTATGGTTGTCTTGTGAAGAGACTGTTCCAGCCCTTCCATTCTTGTGTAATCCAACGACAATTCGTTGGGGCCGCTTCTTCCATTCAGTAAACTAAATAGATGACTTCGGAAAATAAACCAAAAAATTTAAAGGGAACGTGGAATCAGGCGATTCTAACGTTCCTTTTTCCTATTCTTTTGGTGTTGGGAGTCCGCTGGGCTTTATTTGAACCCTTCGTTATTCCTTCCGGCAGTATGATCCCGAATCTGTTGGTTCATGATCACATCTTGGTAGAAAAATTTGCGTTTGGTGTGCACTTCCCATTTAGCGATAAATGGATTTTCCAGTGGCACAAACCAGAACGCGGTGAAATCGTAGTTTTCAAATACCCTGAAAATCCTGAAGTCTATTACATCAAACGTTTGATCGGTATTCCTGGTGATGAAGTTGTCGTGCAAGACGGTCACATCTCGGTGAATGGTAAAAAGTGGAATCTGGCTCCGTTGTCTTTTCCAGGCGGGGAGAATGGTTTTGCTTATTATAATGAGGCCCTTGACGGAGGACCTTCACAACACGTGGTGCGCTTCATGACTCCGGAAGTGGTGGATGGTGTTGATCCGAAAACCTATAAAGTTCCAGAAGGTCATTACTTCTTCATGGGCGATAACCGCGATCAATCTTCTGACTCTCGTTATTGGGGTTTTGTTAAGAACGATTACATCGTCGGTAAAGCTTGGCTGATTTGGCTTTCATGCGAATCGACTCTGCCAACGATGACCTTCGTTTGCGATCCCTCGCAACTACGCTGGGACCGTTTCTTCAAAGTTCTGCGCTAAAACTTAAAATAAAAATGAGTTCATCGGAATGCGGGGATTCGCTGAGGCTTTGGAATTTTGCCTTAGCTTCTTCGGCACACCTTCCGGGCTCAATCGTCGCCGCAGCTTTGCTGCGGTTCGCGCCATCGTGGCGCCGACGAAGGCCTCATACGCAAAGGCAAAATTCTAAAGCCTCAGCGAATTTGCCTCGAAGAAATTTTTATTCTTAATTTTAGCGAGATTTTGAAAGTATGATGTAACTGATTTTATCGTCGCTAACGCTGTTTTGGTTGGCGACGTCGTGATTGTTTTTTAGATGTTTGTGATGTCACCTAGTGAACGTTCCAGGATTTCGAATCCTTTGTAGTCGTTTTCTTCGATTGTGAAGGCTTGTAAAACCAACGCGGTTTTTAACTTTTCTTGCGGCTGAGTTTTTTCTTCATAACTTCCTAATTTCGCAAAAGCCTCGAAAGCCGCTTCTTGTTCTTTAATGAAAGCATTGTAGGTTGCTTCAGTGACTCGCACGGAATTCATCGACCAGCCTTTGCGAATACCACGTTTTTTTAGGTCAGCGGCTGAATACAAACCTTCTGAGATATTTTGTATGAAGAAGTCGGCGCCCGATTTGATGAAGTTTTCATAGTATGACTTCGCAAGCATGCCAGCACCCATGGGTGGAATTGATTTGAACGCAGGTTTCACTTTTTGTTTTGCGTTCACCTTGATCAAGCCGTGCTTTTCTAAACCCATCAGGTATTTATCTGTGGAGCGTTGGTTTAATTTGTACTTCTCTGCAATTTGCTCCGGCGTGTTTTCATACAGCTTAATGAAGTAAGACAGAAAGCCCTTATTCTTTGCTAAGAATTGTTCTTGCGCCTCTGTGAATTTTTCGGCCTTTTCAGTCGTCATTTTAGTCATCGTTTCGAGGTCAGTCAGATTGACGTCTAAAATTTCGCAGAACTGCAGCAAGCGTGACAGAGTTAATTCTTCGTCGCCCAAGATGCGTTTCACGGTTGGAACGGAACATTCCAATTCCTCTGCCACGTTTTCGTAAGTCATCTTCTTTTGTTTCAAAAGATCTTTTAGTGCGGCTTTGATTTGCTGAATTTTGAAGTCGTTCATGTTCAGTTCCTTTTTTAGATACAAAAGTCGGCGTGCTTAGCGGGCAGAGTAATCGTAAAGTTCAACAACTTGGATGCTTCCGCGGCCCATTGGGTGAAGTGAGTGGAAGCTTTGGCTTTTGAAGTTCCCAAGTCGTGCGTTCATCAATGTGTAAGTAACCTTTGCGAAGATTTTAAATACTTGTTTCATCGTAAACCCCTTTGTTTCAGGCTTGTCCGTGCATGCCTTGTTTTCCCTAAACTGCCTGAGATCGCAAGGGCTCTCAATGGGTGTTTTTAGGGTATCAAAAAACGATCTCTTTTTGCAAATATGGTCTTAATATATGCATTTAGTATCTAATTATGATCCCTTACTGGGGTGGCCAATGGCAGGCCAAGTCCCGCGTTTCAGAATAAGACACCTTGTGTGGCACACGCTTTGGAGCTTGGTTAAGTATGGAAAAGATCATAGCTTTCATTTCTATTTTATTTGTGGCTGTTACTGCTTCTGCAGAGGAACCGTCTGTTTTAGTGTGTCAGCGTCCAATAGTTCAACAGGCTATCGCTTTGGCGCAGAAGACGGTGCAAAGTACACCATACAAAATCAAATCGCGTGCAAAGCAAGAAACATCGGATTTGCGCATTGATCTTGCGGCGATCAAACTTTTGGAAAAAACCGTTTTCAAAAAACAGATGTTCGACCTTGGTTACGACTTCGTTGTTGGCGCTTCGATCAGTTTTGAAAAAGGCTATACGCCCCTTATCCGTATTTATCCTGATACGATTGCAGAGCTGAATAAACTAGATAACGCAGAATACGCACACCTGTTCACGATGGCGCACGAGATGGGTCACATGGTGCAAGGAATTTGGCAGGCGCAAGATCCAAATAAACTAACACCGCATAAAATGGTTTCTTTAGATGGTAACGTCGACAACTACAATCGCTGGCATTCTGAAACGGACTGCTTCGGGGTTGAGCTCATGTACCAAGCGGGTGTTCGCGATTTTTCGGCAGTGATTCCAGCACTCGATTCAATTAGAAAAGATTGTTATTCCCTACGTGAAAAAGAATTCTGTGACAGTGCTTTTGCAATGCGTGCGCACGCTGTACAGCTCTATTTACAAAACAATCCAGAACTTACGAAAAGATAAATGAAATTGCCAAAGTTTCTTGTAACTACATTGTTGCTGTTGAGTTTTGCGCACGTCGTGCAAGCTGAAACTTTGGTATTGCCTATCAGTCGTAATTTCGATCAGGGCTCTACCGGCCTGTGTTGGGATTACGCGATGATGAGTGCTTTGGAAACTCGTTACATGGTTCAACATCCCGGTGAAAAATTTGAACTTTCACGCGGGATTTTGCAATACGGTCACTTTTTATTGAAGGCTCAAGAAAACCCAGTGGCACCTCTACATAAAGATCCGGAAGATGGGTACTTTGGTGAAGCTCTGGAATTAATCAGAACATTTGGTGCGGCTCCGTTTGATGCTTATCCGGATGCGAAGAAAAGAAAATACGATCATCTTCGTCCGCTTACGAACTCCGTGGAATTTTTGGCGGCGGTGCAACCGATGTTTGCGCCACTTCCTGAAAAAGTGCAGTGGCAGGGGCGCGAGCTGACTCCGGTTGAATTCGCGCAAGAAATTTTAGGACAAGATCGTTGGACTGATATTGCGGTCGCTCGTCATGGTGAACAAGGCCTTGGACAAAATCCCGATGTGGGCGCACCAGTTGGAAAAACAGCTCTTTATCTGCCGTTAGAGCAAATCGTGTCTTTGATTAAGACGAATCTGCAAAAAGGAATTCCCTCAGCTTATGCAACGGACACGCATTCGATGCTGATTTACGGGGCGACTTACGATGCAAACGGGCAGCCGGTCGAGTACTATATTAAAGACAGCTTTATGGGCCTTCTTTATAAAGCTAACGCCAATCAAATTCACAACATGATGAATCTGGTAAATACGATTTATTGATATCTTTAGAATCCTCACGTTTGATGTCCCACCTAGACCTTATGGACCAGTGTCTTTACCGCAAAGATTCTCTGGTCTACTTGATAAAAATTTAGTTAAGATTTTCTTTATGACCCGATGGCGTGAGTATTTTCTAACATTGCTAATTGCAGTGCTGTTTGCATTGTTTGTGCGCACGTACGTGGTCACAGCTTATAAAGTTCCAACTGGTTCGATGCAACCGACGTTGAAGCCGGGCGATTTTATTTTCTCTTCGCGCATGTCGTATGGTTTAGAGATCCCGTTTACTTCCAAAAAAGTTGATACCTCTTTTCCAGAGCGTGGCGATCTTGTCGTGTTCAGTTACCCGAATCAGCCTGAAATCAATTATGTGAAACGCGTGGTGGGTTTGCCTGGTGATCGCGTGCAGGTAAAACAAGGTCGCTTGATTTTAAATGAAGAACCGTTTGAGTATGAAAAAGCGGAACTCGCAAAACGCGATAATCCCAACTCAGAACTTTTCGATATTTATACCGAGAAGAGCAAACTCTCTAGCTGGCCGGTGATTTTCCAAAAACAAGCGGAAGACAAAGATTTTGGTCCCATCGTTGTGCCTCCTGGAGAGGTTTTCCTTTTAGGTGACAATCGTGATGCAAGTGACGACTCGCGCTATTGGGGCACGGTTCCTGCCACTCAAGTCCTCGGTAAAGTCGTTTTGATTTGGCTTTCGCTGGATTGGCAAAAGAAATGGGGCGGAAACCGTTATCCTTCAGTGCGTTGGAGCAGAGTTTTTTCTTCAGTCCATTGACAAGATCGGGTCGCATCCATAGGCTAAGGTTCTAGATGTTATCTAGGACTACAAACTCTCTTATTGATCTGGTTTCCCTCGAAAAAGAAAAAATCAATATTCTATTCTCTTTTGCGGACCAGATTTCTTTGAATACGCTACAAATCCCAAAGGGCTTCGGCAAAACCGGAACCCTTTTGTTTTTTGAAGCTAGCACGCGTACGCGAATGAGCTTTGAAACGGCGGCTGCGCGCTTGGGAATTTATCCTTTGTTGCTTGATGGAAAATCAGGCAGCAGTTTGGAAAAAGGCGAAACTTTCGAAGACACAGTTCTGAATGTCGCGGCAATGAATCCGTCGTTCATTGTTATTCGCAGTGGTGACGAACTTGATTTCAATGATCTAAGTAAAAAACTTTCGATGCCTGTGATCAATGCAGGTTGGGGAAAGAAAGGGCATCCAACGCAAGCGTTGCTAGATGCTTATACAATTCGCAAACACCTTGGCACTTGTGAAGGTCAGCGACTATTGATCGTTGGAGATGTTCGCCACAGTCGAGTGGCGGCGTCTCACTTCGAGCTTGCGAAAAAACTTGGATATGAAGTGGCGCTCTGTGGGCCTTCCGAGTTTTTACCAGAACATCCTTCACAAAAAGTATTTGCCAGCCTTCATGAAGGTTTAAAGTGGGCAACTGCTGCGATGGCCTTGCGTGTACAACTTGAGCGTCACGAACAAAAATATTCTTTAGAGACATATCGCGATCTTTTTGGATTTACGAAAAAGAATCTGCAACACTTATCTGCAAACTCGTTAATTATGCATCCAGGCCCCATCAATCAGGGCACGGAGTTGGACAGCGATGTTCTTCACGATCCGCGCTGCAAAGTTTTAGATCAAGTCTCTAAC containing:
- a CDS encoding adenine phosphoribosyltransferase; its protein translation is MDLKSLIRDVPNFPKEGILFRDMTPLLQNPKALDFVSQNLVKDVDLTQIDYFAGIESRGFILASHLAATHKKGFLPIRKAGKLPPPTKRIHYALEYGTAEIELPVGHGKIMIVDDVLATGGTLQAAIDLSNLAGYTVQAVGVLVNLTFLNKMKFNNKEVLSLVQY
- a CDS encoding 5'-nucleosidase, producing the protein MALQNESQGLFEKEGIPVVYTGIGKVNAAMTAMDVIQKTQCKVIINLGTAGSSKFKTHELIEVSSFVQRDMDISPLGFKVGETPFDPIPGAINLIPYFPELPQGVCSTGDNFETGTPKLPSDLVDMEGYAIAKVCRKMGVQLISLKYITDGADHNAHNDWAANLIPGSQKLLEYFKKMVEA
- the hpf gene encoding ribosome hibernation-promoting factor, HPF/YfiA family, which codes for MKLNYTFKHLDHSDSLETYTAERMEEIGKFLLKEGYGNVYFSKTKNEFCVEVSVNTREKYFKASGFSVDVYAAVDSVVEKLEKQFLKNTKLHKDHKKPELSREGRLETAIRFRKAA
- the metK gene encoding methionine adenosyltransferase — translated: MKNYLFTSESVSEGHPDKMADQISDGVLDAILAQDPKGRVACETLLTTGLIVVAGEISTSAKINFSEIARDVVKRIGYDHSDKGFDYKTCAVTVAVGQQSPDIAVGVKETLSDDQGAGDQGLMFGYAVNETPELMPLSISMSHKLVKDLSALRKANKVDWLRPDAKSQVTVQYVDGVAKRIDAIVISTQHADNVSNATIKEFITEELIKKSIPAQWIDAKTKFYINPTGRFVTGGPMGDAGLTGRKIIVDTYGGHGAHGGGAFSGKDPSKVDRSAAYAARHIAKNIVGAGLADRCLLQVAYAIGVAEPVSISINDFGTSKVGSEVLEQAVRKVFDLRPARITKDLDLLRPIYSPTAAYGHFGRTEETFTWERLNKVEELKAAVKGLA
- the lepA gene encoding translation elongation factor 4, with the protein product MDPKFIRNFAIIAHIDHGKSTLADGLLSVTGSLSDREKKEQFLDNMELERERGITIKAQTVCLDFKSKDGNDYQINLIDTPGHVDFSYEVSRSLAACEGAILVVDAAQGVEAQTLANVYLAMENNLEIIPVLNKIDLPSADPEGVARQIEDTVGLDTTGIIHASAKEKIGITDILEAIVEKVPPPKADRTLTPRGLIFDSWFDAYQGVVVLVRMVDGTIKRGDKIKFMATDRDYEVLRMGKYKPFPAMQDTLEAGEVGFIICGIKDIRDVKVGDTVTGAKHPAPEPLAGFQRIKPMVFAGIFPVVASEYESLKDALDKLCLNDSSLSFEVEKSAALGFGYRCGFLGLLHMEIVQERLEREFNLDLITTAPTVVYQITQTDGTVMMLENPSGMPDESKIAKFEEPYVKVTLHTPTEYIGGILKLCEDKRGAQLKMEYVNEKKVIIEYKLPMNEMVMDFYDRLKSISKGYASLEYEFIGFEESDLVKLDILINSEPIDALSLIVHRSKAVTRGRKLTEKMKELIPRQQFQINIQAAIGSKIIARETQGAIRKDVTAKCYGGDISRKRKLLEKQKEGKKRMKAVGSVDVPQEAFLAILKVED